The genomic window AACATGACACAGTCCAGCACCCAAAGAAGCTTGAATAATACATATGAGCTTGGCTTgttacacagacagcagtgtctGTATTCACCTAAAATATCATAAACTGTTTCTGACCTGTAGCTTCACTGCCACCTATAGGCAGCAGTCCCCCTCCATTCAGGACCTTCTTGGGGTCTGCGGTCAGCTTCCCCTCTGTGTCACAGCCCCATCCTTCAGGAATGGAATCTCCACGCCGCTCGTAGAGCTCCACCTGAGCGCATCAACAAAAGCCAGTTCAACCATTTCATTTTGATTGGAGCAATTATAGGATTTGACTAAGACGCCTCCACCCGTTTAACGTCTCTCAGAGTTAGAACACCTGGGAGGCGTTTAAACACACTTAGCTGTTGATTGAACTGTGTGTTCAGCAGTTTGGACGGCCTCATTTCAATGAGAGGGTTTAGTTTCTTTTTAATAGCTGGTGTCTTTCCATTCAGAGCTATGCCATCAgtttaatgtaatttattatTAACATCTCACCTTTCCGAGCGCCACTGCTGAAGTGGCCATGTCCAGAACGAAGCTGTCTCCATCGCTAGCGGGAGCTGCCACACTGATGGGGTTGGTGCCCAAAGTGCACTACAGACAGCAGGAAACATACGCTCATGTGAAGGGTCGCATGCGGCATGCAGTGCAGTGTATTCTACTGTATCATTAATATTTACCTCTTTGCCACGGGTGGGAACCACCAGTGGGGATGTGTTAGTGAAGGCCATGCCCTGTGGAGGTCACATCGtcaaataaatcaatcaataaagaAAGTTCCCATGAaggtttaaagtttaaaaaactCACAATCATGCCTTCCTTCAGGGCCTGCATGGCGTAATATCCAGCAATCCCATAATGGTTGGAACCTGAGAAAATGTTGCATGATTTCAGTGCCGGCTTCTATTCTTCCAAACTTAATTACCAGTTATTTGAGACTCGAGTAATGAGAGGAAGCCAATCCCTCTATATCAAATACAAGCCTGTAAAGTGAAGTCACAATCATTTTCCCGGGCCTTACCGTGTGCCACCACCCAGCCAATGCCGACCTCTTTGGCCTTCTTCATGGCTAGATTCATGCAGAAGTTCCCCACCACTGGGCCCAGGAGGTTCTTCCCATCCACCAGCGCCGTGGCTGCGCTCTCCTTCTCCACCACCGGCTCACCGTCTTTGGCGCAGATACCCGTCTGGATGTCCTTTACGTACATGTCTATTGAACAGTATCATCAGAGTCACAGAAATAAAGACCTCAGAAGGAGACGAAGTGATCCCCACTCACCCATCCTATTGAGGCCATGGCTGTAGTGGCCTCTGTGGTCTCCTTCCACCAACACTTCAGCCAGGCTGCGGGCGTGATGCGGCTGGGTGCCAACTGCCGTCATGCACCTCTCAATGAAACTTTGGACCTCTAACTTGCTAATCAGACACCTGCACGGGCGACAGGAGACATTTAATTAACACTTATGATCATTTGGAGCCAGCACAGTcctgcagtggttagcactcgAAGGGTCTTGGTTAGAATCTGGCCGAGGCCTTTCTTGGTGGAGTTCATGTTCTCCCCGTGCGAGCATCAATTCAGCATTCTCACGTTCTGTTAGATGTGAGTGAGAGCTTGAATGATGATGTTTGTCCTTCTGTATTATCGTTGTGATGGGCTGGGGTGCCGTCCAGGGTGTACCCGCCTCacgcccattgacagctgggatccCCATGATCCCGTAGTACAGGCCACAGCAGGTTAAGAAATGTTTACAACCTTTATCCCAAATTTTGGACATGGCTTAGCGTTTCCATGCTAATGTAAGGTTAACATTCAGCTGAGCTGATTGCACAAGCTAGCGATAACAATACAGGTAACGTCAGTGATAACACTGAAGCTCTGCTGGGAAGTCAGTGAAAGTTCAGCAGAGCTTGTGCaacaaccacaaacaaacattttctgttGACCTGAGCACATTATCACATGTTTAATACATGACCCCATAAAGAGCCACGACAACAACGCCTGGTTCTGTTTGAACTCAGGAAACTGTTGCTGCCGTGttgctttatgtttgtttacCACACAGGGTGCACTTTAACACAGTTGTTCTTGCACACTGCTTTAATGTAGGACAATCTGCTCACCACTAAAAGAAAGCTAGCCAGTTAGCCTGTAGCTTAGCATTGAGACTGGATCCAAAACCAAAGtgtaaaaatgtcattttttaaacTAACCCTCTTCAGGGTCCTCCATTGACTGACTACATTTGTCGTACAGCTTTTGTCATGCATTACGTTAAAAattaggattgttttttttaacaataaagCTTTCTCATTAGTTTGAtggccgttgctaggcaaccaaacctctttcttcctctttcttcttcttctgtatgttttttggcacagcgtatcttcagcatactttgaccgatttcagccattcaactatcaaaatgttcatctctcagaggacattctgggtctttttttcaaaaaatgatagtttttcaaTTATTAAGCAAttttggtgtcatttttaacatgagagtctatgagagagcccttcaacgagggtcatctgccaaatgcatcTCCTACAATTTCCACGCTaaagactccattttagtcctaaaatgctcattagatgctgctctatcaaactttattcagaattttctaatttcGGATCGTTTCCAcatgcaggaaatgctttttttctAGTTATTTTTAACTCTTAAATGACCAAATAATTAGTCTATTAAAACCCTTCGGAGTCGACGGCATCGTATACAATGCCGGAGCGCATGTTTTACAAAGTCGGAACGGTAAAAACTAGAGACTTCAGTTTCTTGCTCTGAAGGGAGGACACCTTAGGCTTGCTATCCATGTATTCCgccatgtttctgtgttgtagATCCCTGTCATACACTCCTTATACACTGTTGTTAGTTTGATgtccgttgctaggcaatcaaacctTTGATCTTCTCCCTCTTTACAGTGTGTAACAGTAGCAT from Parambassis ranga chromosome 19, fParRan2.1, whole genome shotgun sequence includes these protein-coding regions:
- the LOC114452642 gene encoding uncharacterized protein LOC114452642, producing the protein MSRCLISKLEVQSFIERCMTAVGTQPHHARSLAEVLVEGDHRGHYSHGLNRMDMYVKDIQTGICAKDGEPVVEKESAATALVDGKNLLGPVVGNFCMNLAMKKAKEVGIGWVVAHGSNHYGIAGYYAMQALKEGMIGMAFTNTSPLVVPTRGKECTLGTNPISVAAPASDGDSFVLDMATSAVALGKVELYERRGDSIPEGWGCDTEGKLTADPKKVLNGGGLLPIGGSEATGGYKGYGLGMMVEVFCGILAGAQYSKNIRTWKVTDRVANLGQCFVAVNPENFAPGFNDRMSDLLSIHRGLDPADPDTPVLTAGDPERTNIKACEEMGGIPYHINVVNYMNECAKKIGVSQLLPCDKFVSN